The following proteins are encoded in a genomic region of Nicotiana sylvestris chromosome 4, ASM39365v2, whole genome shotgun sequence:
- the LOC104243554 gene encoding uncharacterized protein, which produces MASLTVLLRHSGKWNSESNYVNYSIEGIPIKEYASYNDLVASISNQLGIDLSSKSIKIQYKVKGNCTTMEIHNDMGYMVYVELKKENKEFKMYPLCITTIEKELVSGGSLIKGDIVQIDEAVQRYDSDISDTLALDFVNSGQAIGVFELDKDLIISKINQREVMAGQIYKDMAILKEVMEHYAISQSSALLCMSEDCEWRFKASSINKSKLFKVREFIDKHTCPLKDKMYEQRQASNSLIGSMIRPKLTNHKRKYTPKDIIDDVKSDLGVDVSYMLAWRAKEKAMNFLRGEPADSYKKLPGYLYTMDMAYPAYGVIDLGNDVAWTWFFKQLKIAYGDRENMCIVSDRNESIIKSVSRVYPDVPYFACIWHLWNNVYKKFKKSHAKLSEIYFSMAKAYTQAEFDSLMEKVDIRVKEYLELAGYEKWAKLYAPVNRGWTMTSNIAESINAALVSARELPIYEFLEEVRKMFGVGIAVVPSTEYIHTVIDEGRSYTVCLLERNCVCGRFQVDELPCPHAWAVLKSKFLMPEDYCSNYYKPNSVVMTYDVPMYSLPDRNQWNIPAHVAEEVILLPKWKRPPGRPKKKRDKPFSELLHPKNQHSCSICGQGGHNKRTCRNAPHRI; this is translated from the exons ATGGCAAGTTTAACAGTGTTGTTGCGACATTCTGGCAAGTGGAACAGTGAGAGCAATTACGTCAATTATTCAATTGAGGGAATACCGATAAAGGAGTATGCATCGTATAATGATTTGGTTGCGTCAATATCTAATCAACTGGGCATAGATTTGAGCTCAAAGTCCATTAAAATTCAATACAAAGTAAAAGGAAATTGCACGACAATGGAAATACACAATGATATGGGCTACATGGTGTATGTAGAGTTGAAAAAAGAGAACAAAGAATTCAAGATGTATCCTTTGTGCATAACAACGATTGAAAAAGAACTTGTATCCGGAGGTAGTTTAATTAAAGGCGACATTGTGCAAATAGACGAAGCAGTTCAAAGGTATGATTCCGATATATCTGATACACTTGCTTTAGATTTTGTCAATTCAGGACAAGCAATTGGGGTGTTCGAACTGGACAAGGATttgataatttcaaaaattaaTCAAAGGGAGGTTATGGCTGGACAAATATATAAGGATATGGCTATATTGAAAGAGGTGATGGAGCATTATGCTATATCTCAAAG CTCTGCATTATTATGTATGTCAGAAGATTGTGAATGGAGGTTTAAGGCTTCGAGCATTAACAAATCAAAACTATTCAAAGTGAGAGAGTTCATTGATAAGCATACATGTCCGTTGAAAGACAAGATGTATGAGCAGCGCCAGGCAAGTAACAGTCTTATAGGTAGTATGATTAGGCCCAAGCTTACTAATCACAAGAGGAAATATACACCAAAggatattattgatgatgtgaaatCAGATTTAGGTGTAGATGTTAGCTACATGTTGGCGTGGCGGgctaaagaaaaggcaatgaattTTTTGAGAGGTGAACCGGCTGATTCATACAAAAAATTACCAGGATACTTATATACAATGGATATGGCATATCCTG CATATGGTGTTATTGATTTAGGGAACGATGTTGCTTGGACGTGGTTCTTTAAGCAACTCAAGATAGCATACGGTGACAGGGAAAATATGTGCATCGTTTCAGATAGAAATGAGAGTATAATTAAATCTGTATCGAGAGTGTATCCAGATGTACCGTATTTTGCCTGTATATGGCATCTATGGAACAACGTATATAAGAAATTCAAAAAGAGCCATGCAAAGTTGAGTGAGATATACTTCTCGATGGCAAAAGCATACACACAAGCTGAATTTGACAGTCTGATGGAGAAGGTAGATATTAGGGTGAAAGAATACTTGGAGTTAGCTGGATACGAAAAGTGGGCTAAGTTGTATGCACCTGTTAACAGGGGATGGACCATGACGTCAAATATTGCTGAGTCAATCAATGCCGCACTAGTGTCAGCAAGGGAATTGCCAATATACGAATTCCTCGAAGAAGTTAGGAAGATGTTTGGAGTTGGAATTGCA GTGGTACCATCGACTGAATACATACATACAGTTATTGATGAAGGGAGGAGTTACACCGTCTGCCTGTTAGAGAGAAACTGCGTTTGCGGGAGGTTCCAAGTTGATGAATTACCATGCCCACATGCTTGGGCTGTATTGAAGAGCAAGTTTCTAATGCCAGAAGATTATTGCTCTAACTATTACAAACCAAATTCTGTTGTAATGACATACGATGTGCCTATGTACTCGCTACCAGACAGAAATCAATGGAATATACCAGCACATGTTGCAGAGGAAGTTATATTACTACCCAAATGGAAAAGACCTCCTGGAAGGCCAAAGAAGAAGCGCGATAAACCTTTCAGTGAATTGCTGCATCCGAAAAATCAACATTCATGTAGCATATGTGGGCAGGGAGGACATAATAAGCGAACGTGTAGAAATGCTCCACATAGGATTTAG